CGCAAGCGTAGCCCTTCGCCAGCGAGGAATACAGGCGCGATTCAGGGTCGGCGTCGTCGAGGAGTTCGACGGCGTGGTAGGCCATGTGCCGCGACGATTCGACGGCGCACTTGATGTCGTAGAGTTGCTCCTGGACAAGTTGGTGCTGACCGATTGGCTTGTCGAACGTCTCCCGGTCGGTGGCGTAGGCGAGCGCGTCGTCCAGGGCGGCCTGTCCGATGCCGACGGCCATGAACGCCATGCCGACGCGCATGAACGAGAAGATAGCGTTCAGCGGTTTCTCGTTCAGGAACAGTTCGACCATGCTGTCGGCGAAAGGCAGTTCGTAGAGGTCCTTGCCTTGCTGAAGCATTCGCGTAATCGAGGTCGAGAGTTTGTTCTCCGCCGGAATGCGCACGTCGTCGAGGAAGATTTGGCCGGTCGGCGAGGCTTTCCATCCGAGCTTATCCAGTTTCCGCGTCTCGAACGGCGAGGTCTCTTGGTCGACGATGAACATGTCCTGCATATCGGCTTCCTCGTCGTGGGCGACGACGAGCGCCACGTCCGCGATTGGCGCGTTCGAAACCCACGTCTTCTCGCCAGAAAGGACGTACTCGTCGCCTTCTTTTCGGGCAGTGGTGTTCGGGCGGGCGGTGTCGCTGCCTGACCCGGGTTCGCTCACGGCCATGCAGCCGATGAGTTCGCCTTTGTCGAGTTTGTCGCCGACGGCGTTCTGCGTCTGCTCTGATGCCCAGTTCGCCCACAGCGCGGGGAAGGACATATTCAGCGTGACGTTGAGACTCGGCCAGACACGGGCGATTTCCTCCGAGCCGATGGCGTAGTACATCAGGTCGCCAAAGTAGTCCTCGGCGGTGTCGGGGTCGTAGCCGATGCCCAGTTCGCGCAGGTCGCGCATGTACGAGAGCGCCTGCTCCTTGGAGAGTGGCTCCTGGTCCATCTCGTCCACCTCGGGAGCGATTTCTCGTTCGAGGTAGTCCCGGAGCGTCTCTTTGAACAGGCGCTGGTCCTGGGTGAGTTTCATTGCTCGAGCGTCGTGGTGAGTTGGTTCATCACCGGCGCGAGGCGAGTACCCTTGCCGACGTTTCCTTCGAGGGAGTACTGCTGTTGCATGAAGCCCTGAACCGGGTCGATGGCGCCCGTGATGAGTTGGACGTGGACTTCGGCGGGAGCTTCGATAGTGAAATCGACGTCTGAAAGCGTGCCCGCTCCGCCCGTGATGGTTCCCGCGTCCGGGTTCAACTGGAGGTGACCCTCCATCGGACAGTCGGTAGCGACGAAGTTCGCCACGATGTCCTCGCGAATCTGATCCTGGAGGTCCTCGTTCTGCCGGGCGAGTACCTCCGCACCCTTCCAGACGAGGTCCATGTAGCGGTCGGCCACGTCGGGGTGGTCGTTGACGAACGCGGCCACGTCTATCTCCTGCATCTGCATCACGAGGCCGCGATAGAGGTCGGGCCGGGATTCTATGAGTTCCGGGACGGTCCCCTCCAGTTCTGCGAGCACCTGTGGAAGGATGTCGCCGAGTTCAGACTGGTCTGCGGTCAGTGCGCGTTCGATGTCAGATTCTGGAATCGTCATTGGAAGTCAGTTGGTGTAAATTTCGTCTGCGAACTGTGCGTCGACGGAGGCGGCGAGTTCGGTCAGGCGCTGGGCGGCGGCGGAGTACTGCAACGTCTTTTGCATGTCGCCGTCGAGTGCGAACCGCCCGGACATCATCCCGGAGATGATGTCCACCTGCCCGTCGATGAGGTCCTTCCAGTCGTCGATGGTCGCCGTGAGGACGAAGCCGTGGTCCACCGCGTCCGGGCTTTCGACGAGGCGCGCGCCGGTGCAGCGCCCGTCTTCGAGGCCGAGGTAGGCACACCCAACGTGGCCGTCGTCGGGCGTCTCGTGGACGAATTCCTCGAGTTCCTCGCGCAGAAAGTCAGGCATCTCCGCCTCGTTCATCTCGTCTACGGGCATGTCTGTCATCACGAAGATGTAGTCGCCGTTGAAGTCGGTGCCATAGCCGTCTGCGAGTTTCGCGTGCTTTTCGTCGCCGTTGATGACTTCCCGATACCGGTCGAACCAGGGTTGGCTCGGGAAGATGAGTGGGCCGGTGTGGTCAGTTGCCATGTGAGTTCGTGACAATCGACGCGACTAACTCCGAAGTCGATTGGGCGTCGCATACGAGGGACTTTATAAGCCGGCTACCGCCGGCAGAAGCTAAACCGTGGCTGCGCGTCGATTTGAACGACGCATGCGGCAGTTCACCATCCGGCTGACACCGAGCACGCCGGGCTTTCACAGCGTCGACGGAGCCATCGCCGAGTGTCGGGCGGTGACCCGCGAATCGTTCTTGCACCTCAACCTGCTCAACGACGGAACGGGCGTCGCACTCTATCGGTTGCGAGGGGACGCAGACGCGCTGAAGGCGGTACTCGCCGACAGCGAAGCGGTGCTCTCCTTCGACGTGTTCGACGCGACTCGCGAGCAGTTCCACGCGCACGTCCACTTCGAACCGGACGACCCGGCGACGGCACTGCTCACCCTCGCCGACGAGCACAAACTCATCATCGACACGCCACTCGAATTCACCGGCGAGGGGAGCCTCAAACTGACGCTCGCCGGCGCACAGGACCGAATTCGGCGAGCCTTCGCCGGCCTGCCCGAGAGCGTGACCGTCTGGCTCGAACGGACGGGGGAGTACGACCCGGACCGAGAAGCGTTGCGGGCCGCCCTCACCAGTCGCCAGCGAGAAGTTCTGGACGTAGCACTCGACCTCGGCTACTACGAGAACCCGCGAGCCGCGACCCACGCCGATATCGCCGCTGAACTCGACTGCGCCGCCGGGACGGTGGGCGAGCACCTGCGGAAGGCCGAGGGCGCGGTGTTGTCGGAACTCAGGCGGTAAGCGCCGCCGCTTTCGGCCTTCGACAGGCTAAAGCGGACACCTCAAGATTTCATCTGTATGGAGTTCCACGACGCCGCGAACTTTCTTTTCGACCTGCGGCGGTTCACCCCACGGGCCGGGACCGAGGCGACCCGCGACCTGCTCGACCACCTCGGCAGTCCCGACGAGGACGTCGCCTTCGTGCAAGTCGCGGGGTCGAACGGCAAGGGAAGCACCGTCCGGATGGTCGAATCCACGCTCAGAGAGGCCGGACTGAACGTCGGCCTCTACACCTCGCCACACTTAGAAGACGTTCGCGAACGAATCCGCGTCAATGGCCGGATGATTTCGAAGCGGGGCCTCGTCCGATTCGTCGAGGAGGCAAAGTCGTATCTCACCGAGGCGGCGGCGCGCGGCGAGTCACCCACCTTCTTCGAGACGCTCACCGCACTCGCCATCTGGGAGTTTGCCCGACAGGACGTGGACGTGGCCGTCCTCGAAGTTGGCATCGGCGGGAAGTACGACGCGACGAGCGCCGTCGACCCAATCGCCAGCGCGGTTACGAACGTCTCGCTCGAACACACCCAGTACCTCGGTGACACCGTCGAAGAAATCGCCACGGACAAGGCCCACGTCGCGAGCGGCGTGAACCCCCTCGTCACCGCCGCGACGGGGTCGGCTCTCGACGCGGTCCGCGCACAGGCCGGCGACGTGGTGACCGTGGGAACCGACGGCGCGGACGTGACGGTCACCTACGAGGGACGCGACGGCCTCGAAGGCCGCATCTCCCTCGCCGGCCCCGACTGGAACGTCGATGCGCGACTACCCATGGTCGGCGCACACCAGGCGACCAACGCGGGCGTGGCCGCCGTGCTCGCTCGACAGGTCGCAGACGTAGAAGGGAGGACGCTCGCCCGCGGGCTGCGCAAGGCGTTCTGGCCGGGCCGATTCGAAATCATGAGCCAGGAACCGCTCACCGTCCTCGACGGGGCGCACAACCCCGGTGCATGCGAAGTCGTCGCCGACGTGCTCGCGGAGTTCGAGTACGAGAACCTCCACCTCGTCTTCGGCGCGATGAGCGACAAGGACCACCAGGGCATGGTCGATGCGCTGCCGACGCCCGATTCCGTGGTCACCTGCCAGCCCGACATGGACCGCGCCGAGGACAGAGCCGTGCTCGCGAGCATCTTCGAGGAGCGCGGCGTCTCGGACGTCGAACGACGAAGCGCGGTCGAGAGCGCCGTGGAACTCGCGCTCTCGAAAGCTGGCCCCGAAGACTGCGTCCTGATGACCGGGTCGCTGTTCGTCGTTGCTGAGGCGCGCCGGCGCTGGACGCGGGTCGAGATTCCAAAGCGAATCGTTGACTTAGACGCCGCCCGCGACACGCTCGCCGGCGCACACGTCACCGCCCCCGGCGTCTGGCGGATGCGCGAGAAGGGCGTCCACCGCGTGCTCAAGACTCGCGTCCAGAAGCGCCAGGCGCAGTACCTGAAAGAGGAGCTGCTCTCACTCGGCGGCGAGTGTGCCCTCTCGGGGCTGAACGACCAGGACGAGGAGACGTTCGACGTGGTGTTGATGGGGACGCTCGCCCAGTTCAAGCGCCTCGCCGACAAACTGGACGGCCAGCCCTACGGGCTCTCGCACTTCGCAGACGACATCCGCGAGGCGCTCTCGATTCAGACCCAGCCCGAATCACTCGGCTACCCGTGGGAGGACCACCCTGTCGTCATGGGGATTCTGAACGTCACCCCCGACAGCTTCCACGACGGCGGCCGCTACGAGGCCGTCGACGACGCCCTCTCGCGGGCGAAGGAGATGCTCGCGGACGGCGCAGAAATCATCGACGTCGGCGGCGAGAGCACGCGCCCCGGCGCGGAGGAAGTGAGCATCGAAGACGAGATTGCACGGGTCGTTCCCGTCATCGAACAACTTGCCGACCTCGATTGCCTCATCTCCATCGACACGCGCAAAGCCGCCGTGGCGCGGGCAGCACTGGATGCGGGTGCCCATATTATTAACGACGTGACTGGCCTCGGCGACCCGGAGATGCGCTTCGTCGCCGCCGAGTACGACGCGCCCGTGGTCGTCATGCACAGCTTAGATGCGCCCGTCGTCCCAGAACACACCGTCGAGTACGACGACGTGGTCGAGGACGTCATCGAGGAACTCAAAGAGCGCGTCCTGCTCGCGGAGAAGGCGGGTTTGGACCGCCGGAAGATAATCGTCGACCCCGGCCTCGGATTCGGCAAATCGCCCGCCGAAAACTTCGAGATTCTCGGCCGGGCCGGCGAGTTCCACGCCCTCGGCTGTCCCGTCCTCATCGGTCACTCACACAAGTCGATGTTCGGCCTCATCGGCCAAGAAAAGGGCGACCGACTGGCCGCAACCGTCGCGGGGACGACGCTCGCCGTCGAACGCGGTGCCGACATCGTTCGCGTCCACGACGTAAAAGAGAACGTGGCGGCAGTCCGCGCCGCGTTGGCCGCACGCGACCCGGCACGATTCGACTGACGCCTCCAGAACTTCGGATTTTTTATCACAATTATTCGGGCAAAACTTTTCTCCATCTGGAACCCGCCTCAAACGGTATGAGCATCATCGTCGAGTTTCGCGTTCCATCAACCGCGTTTTCGCTCGGGAACGCGTTCGCCGGGCATCCGGAGACGCATGTCGAACTGGAACGAATCGTTCCCCTCGGGGAGACGCCAGTTCCGTACGTCTGGGTTTCAGGGGTGGAACCAGACGCGTTCGAGGATGCGGTCAAAGGGGCGTCAGCGGTCGACGCGCCGATTTTGCTCGACCACATCGGCGATAAACGCCTCTATCGCATCTCGTGGGAGGTCCCGCCCGACGACTTGCTGGAGGGGTTGGTTCGAGCGAGTGGCACGCTCCTCGAAGCGAGCGGCGGCGAAGAGTGGTTCTTCAGGGTTCGGTTCCCCGAACACAACACCGCCACCACGTTTCACTCGTTCTGTGAGGCCCACGAGATTCCGGTCGAGATTGTCCGCGTCGTCTCTCCCACGGCCGGAGACGCGAAGGAGGGTCGATACGACCTCACGAACGAGCAGTGGGAGGCCCTCGTGCTTGCGGTCGAAGAAGGCTATTTCGAGAGTCCGCGCGCGGCGTCGCTCGACGCGCTCAGTGCCGAACTCGGCATCTCCTCGCAGGCGGTCTCAAAGCGCCTGCGACCGGCGGTCCGGAAAGTCGTCCAAGCGGCGGTTGGGTCCTTCGACGACGACGGTGGGGAAGCGGACGCTTCATAAATACGTTTCCCGAGCAACCGAATGAAATAACTCCGCGAGTATGAAAAGTGACGGTACCTGCGTGCACACACGTTGGGGGGTGTACGCGCGTAGGTCGCGCCGAGGGGCGATAGAAACGGGGGCGGGTAAAAATGGAACTTGCATTCCGGGGAACGCACCACCGCCGCCCCTCGCGTGCCATACGCTTTTCAGAACAGTCCGTACGTCCCGCGGACGTCGCGGTAGCAATCGAGATACCGCTCTAGCATCGTCTCCTGACTGTATGTGAAAAATCGGTCGTCGGTCGTGCGGTGGTCCAGTCGGCCGGCTTTCTCGATGGCGCTCGCGATTTCGGGCGGCGAGGTCGCCCGAAAGCCGCGTTCGAGTCCCTCGACGAGTTCGTGGGCCGCCGAGTTCGCGTGGTACTCGACGACGCCGACGCAGCCGCAGGCGAGCCCCCAGAGCAATTCCGTGGCGAAGGGCGTTCGCTTCGCGGTGTGGGCGAACACGTGGGCTCCCTTGTAGTAGGCGACGCGTTCTGCGGGCGGGAGTTCGCCCGTGAACGTCACGCGGTCTGCGATTCGTAAGTCCGCGGCCTGTTCCTTCGCGCTCGCACGCGCCGGACCGTCGCCGATGACGACGGCGTGCCAGTCACGGTCGCGCAGTTCCGCGAGCGCGAGTAGCAGACTCTCGACGTTCGCGTTCCCGTCCATCTGCCGGCAGGTGACGATGTCCACGTCCGAGTGTGGCTCGGTCTCAGCCGTGAGTTCCACGTCGATTCCCTCCGGAATGATTTCGACGGCCTCCTCTGCCGCGCCGGCTTCGCGAACCCAGGTGCTCACCATCCGCGAGGGCGTGACCACGGTGGTGGGTGCACGGGTCGTGTATCGTTCGCCCCACGACGTGGGCGGGTCCTCGTCGCCGTACCACTCGACGACGAGCGGCCGGCGGCCGAAGAGAGAGAAGAACCGGGCGGCAGCGACCTGCGACGGCGGGTCGGGGGTGGCGTGGACGACGTCCGGCGAGAACGAACGCAAGGCGAAGGGAAGGCGACTCGCAAACGAAAGCGGGCCAGGAGTGTCAGTGAGGGCGTGGTAGGTGACGTCCGCGCGGTCGAAGACGGAGACGGTCTCTCCCTCCCACCACTGGGCACAAAAGACGGCAACCTCGTGGTCGGCCGCGGCGAGTCCCTCTGCGACTCGGCGAACTCGCCAATTCCCCGGAGTGTCTCGCCTGTCTGCCCCAGAAAGCGAGACGAACGCGACGCGCATACACCTCGGGACGAAATCAATTGATAAAAAACCACCCGGAAGGACCCCGACGTCCTCGTGACAGTCACGCGACCCGAACGGCTTTCTCCCAGCCGTCGTATGTTGACCTATGACGTACGAAGTCGAGCGGTATCTCAATATTCGCAGTGCCGGGTCGGCCTCCTTTGGCCCCCACGGCGAACTCGCCTTCCTGATGGACACGACCGGCGTTTCGCAGGTCTGGTCGCTCCACGAACCCGGCCACTGGCCCGAACAGCGCACGTTCTACGACGAGCGAATCACCTTCGCCTCGTGGTCACCCGAGAATCCCGAACTCGTCTTCGGGATGGACGAGGGCGGCAACGAGCGCGAGCAACTGTTTCGCCTCGACAGCGACGGGACGATTACCAACCTCACCGCGACCCCGGACGCGAAACACTGGTGGGGCGGCTGGAGCCACGACGGCGAGCGATTCGCCTTCTCGTCGAATCGCCGCGAAGGGAGCGTCTTCGACATCTACGTACAGGACAGAGACGACATGGGCGACGAGGCACGACTCGTCTACGAGGGCGACGGCTGGCTCACGGTCGGCGGCTGGAGCCCCGACGACTCACGACTCCTCGTGTCGAAAGCCCACTCCAGTTTCGACCAGGACGTGTACGTCCTCGACATCGAATCGGGCGACTTAGAACACGTCACGCCCCACGAGGGGGACATCCGCTATGGGAGCATCCAGTGGGGTCCGGACGGCGAGAGTCTCTATCTCGTGACTGACGAGGACGCGGATCTGCTCTGGCTTGGCCGCCTCGACCTCGCGACCCACGACATCGAACCGGTGGTCGTCGACGACGAGTGGAACGTCTCGGGAGCCGCCATCGACGAGGAGACGGGCCGCATCGTCTACGCCCGGAACGTCGAGGGCTACACCGACCTCACCGTCGGCGACCTTGTCGCCGCGACGGAAATCGAATCGTACCCGGACCCCGACCTCCCGCGCGGCGTCCAGGGCGGCATCAGCTACAACGACGACGCGACCCAGTTCGCGATTACCGTCACCGGGAGCGCAGAGAACGCGAACGTCTACGTCGTGGACGTAGAGACCGGGGAGTCGACGCGGTGGACGAACGCCGCCACCGCCGGGATTCCGAAGGACACCTTCCGCGAACCGGAAGTGGTCCGCTACGAATCGTTCGATGGTCTCGACATTCCCGCCTTTTTCACCCTCCCAGCTGACGCCCGCGACGGGGAGACGCCGGTTCTCGTGGACATCCACGGCGGGCCGGAGAGCCAGCGACGGCCCTCCTTCAGCCCCGTCAAGCAGTACTTCCTGAATCGCGGCTACGCGATGTTCGAACCGAACGTCCGCGGGTCGACCGGCTACGGGAAGTCCTACACCCGCCTCGACGACGTCGAAAAGCGCATGGACTCGGTGGCAGACATCAAAGCCGCAGTCGAGTGGCTCCACGACCATCCGAAAGTAGACCCCTCGCGCATCGCGGTGATGGGCGGGTCATACGGCGGGTTCATGACGCTCGCCGCGCTCACCGAGTACCCGGACCTCTGGGCGGCCGGCATCGACATCGTCGGCATCGCGAACTTCGTCACGTTCCTCAAGAACACGGGCGACTGGCGACGCGCCCTCCGCGAAGCCGAGTACGGGTCACTCGAAACAGACCGCGAGTTCCTAGAGCGCATCAGCCCCATCAACAACATCGACGCCATCGAAGCGCCGCTGCTCGTCCTCCACGGGAAAAACGACCCGCGCGTCCCCGTCGGCGAGGCAGAGCAAATCGCCGCGGAAGCGGAAACCCACGTCCCGGTGGAGAAACTCATCTTCGACGACGAGGGCCACGGCTTCTCGAAGCTCGAAAACCGCGTCACCGCCTACACCACGGTGGTATCATTCCTCGAAAAGTACGTCTGACTGGTCACCACCCCTGTAAAACGGACGAGGACAGTCATCACCCCACATAAGTCCCGTTTCAGAGAGATTCGAACGACGAGGGGAGGAAAGTACCAGACTCGGACACGTTCGAATCCGTACCCGCATTATTGTTGCCGTACAGGTCAGCTTCGAGTACATTTGGGATTGTAGAAGACTTATTACGTCTGGTTGTTTTGAACCGGCTATGGCTGTCTCAGATCGCTCCCGCGAGGACGTCGCGGAGCTTCTTTCTGCACTCTCCGGCCGGTATGGGTCGGTCGCGGTAGATCAGACGACGACCGCCCTACCGCCTGCGGCCTACGAAGAGGCGCGAAAGCGGTTCGCAGACGGAAAAGTCGCCTGTGCAGGCGTCTGGATCGAAGACGACGAGGGCCGGGTGCTGCTCGTAAACGACGACGACCGAACCAACCGCTGGGCGGAACCGGGTGGAGCCATCGAGGCCGACGAATCCCTCGAAGCGGGCGCGGCGCGGTGGGTCGAACAGACAACAGGCTATCGATGCCGCATCGACGACGTCAAACGCGTCTCCATCGTCGGCATCGGTGACGAACGCAACGTCGACCGACCGCCCGTGTATCAACTTCAAGTCCTCTTTTCTGGTGCGCTCTCCGGTGACAAACTCGAACTCGGTGAGCGAGTCGCAGGAGTAGAATGGTGGCAGGACCCGCCTGCGACCATCGCCGACGCGCTTCCCGCTTAGATGACGCCTGTCACGGTCGCAACTTCTATCGCCGCGTCCTCACTGACGCCGTCACCGAGAATCGTATAGCGGTCGCGGATTTCGTGGGCCGTCGTCAACGCTTCGATTACTGTTTCTGCGTCGATACCGAGTCCCTTCGCTGTCGTGGGCGCACCCAACTTGTCGAGGGCGTCGCGGATGTTCTGCCACTGACCCTGTTCACCCGAGTGGAGATACTCGATGAGAATCGACCCGACGCCCACCTGGTGGCCGTGGAGTGCCGCACCCGGCGCGAGGCGGTCTAGCTGGTGGGAAAAAAGGTGTTCCGCGCCGCTGGCCGGCCGAGAGGACCCGGCGATGGACATCGCCACGCCGGAGGAGACGAGCGCCTTCACCACCACCCACGAGGACTCCTCTAAGCCGGGTTTGATGGCGTCGATGCGCTCGACGAGCAATTCGGCGGTCATCTGGGAGAGCGCCCCCGCGTACTCTGAATATTCGACGTTCTTCAGCCGGTGGGCGAGTTGCCAGTCTTTGACCGCGGTGTAGTTACTGATGATGTCCGCACATCCGGCGGTGGTGAGTTCCCACGGCGCGTCGGCGAGCAGTTCCGTGTCAGCGACGACGGCCAGCGGTGGGTCCGCGGCCACGCTGTGACGGGTGTCACCCTCGGGAACCGACCCGCGCCCGCTCACGATGCCGTCGTGGCTGGCGGCGGTCGGGACGGAGATGAATCCGCGGTCGATGCGGTCTGCGGCCATCTTCGCGATGTCGATGGCTTTGCCGCCGCCGACGCCGACGAGGAATCCGGCGTCCACCGCTTCGGCCTGGTCGATAACACGCTTGACCTCCGCGAAGGTCGCCTGCTCTACGACCACGACCTCCGGGGAAAAGCCTGCATCCTCGAACTGCTCGATGATTCGGTCGGCCGCAATCTTCCGCGGCGTCGGACTCGTCACGAGAACCGGCGTGCCGCGAAGATGGAGTTCGGAGACCGCCTCGACCGTCTGGTCGAGCACCCCGTGGCCCACCAGGACGTTTCGCGGCAGGCGAATCCACGACGACTTGGTAAACATACCAACACATGAACCGCCCGCCGTGATACCGTTTACTCTCCGTGCACTGTCGTTTGGACGGATTTGTCAATACTGGTTTACCGCTCACTCGGCTTACTACGGACGCTGGCCGTGACCAGCGACGTTCCCCCACACCCTCAGTTTTCCATTCAGATGGTGTCGAGTACCGAGAGCACCCGCTCTTCAGCGTCGCGGCCGGGGTCCCACTCGCTGCCGTTGCGGTCGCTGTCGCGGTGGTCGTCGACCGACCGCTGCATCGCCTCGCGAAGCGGCGTCGATTCCCAGCCAAGGCGAGCGAGTTTGTCCGTCGCGAGCACGTGCGGGTAGTCTCGCCAGAGCACGAAGTCCTCGGGAGCGAGGTCGGCGATAGACAGCTCGCGCTCGCCCGCGTGGACGACCTCTACGTCGGTATCGAGACAGTCGGCGATGCGGTGGACCATCTCCTCTAAGGTCACGAGGCGCTGGTCGCCGACGTTGTAGGCTTCACCGGGGTCGCCCTCCTCCGCGATGATGCGCATGGCGCTCGCCACGTCCTCGACGTAGGCACGATGCCAGAGGTTCGTCCCGTCGCCGGGGACGACGACACGGTCGTAGTTGCGCACCCGGTCTATCCAGTAGTCGAGGCGCTCCGTGTAGTCGTCCGGGCCGTAGACGATGCACGGGCGGATGCTCATGGCGTTCACGCCGCGCTCTGCGGCCGCGAAGATGGCGCGGTCGCCTTCGGCTTTGCGCGGGCCGTAGGACTCGTCAGTGTCGGCTGTGGCCTGCTCGTTCGTACACTCACACAGCCGCGTGACGCCCTCGCGCTTTGGAATCTCCTCGTCGCCGTAGGCGCTGCCACTGGAGATGTAGA
This sequence is a window from Haladaptatus sp. QDMS2. Protein-coding genes within it:
- a CDS encoding acyl-CoA dehydrogenase family protein, producing the protein MKLTQDQRLFKETLRDYLEREIAPEVDEMDQEPLSKEQALSYMRDLRELGIGYDPDTAEDYFGDLMYYAIGSEEIARVWPSLNVTLNMSFPALWANWASEQTQNAVGDKLDKGELIGCMAVSEPGSGSDTARPNTTARKEGDEYVLSGEKTWVSNAPIADVALVVAHDEEADMQDMFIVDQETSPFETRKLDKLGWKASPTGQIFLDDVRIPAENKLSTSITRMLQQGKDLYELPFADSMVELFLNEKPLNAIFSFMRVGMAFMAVGIGQAALDDALAYATDRETFDKPIGQHQLVQEQLYDIKCAVESSRHMAYHAVELLDDADPESRLYSSLAKGYACEQCVDATYDAMQVHGANGLSTDYPLERYYRDARTMTVPDGTTEIQKLIVGYEMTDMPAY
- a CDS encoding SCP2 sterol-binding domain-containing protein, yielding MTIPESDIERALTADQSELGDILPQVLAELEGTVPELIESRPDLYRGLVMQMQEIDVAAFVNDHPDVADRYMDLVWKGAEVLARQNEDLQDQIREDIVANFVATDCPMEGHLQLNPDAGTITGGAGTLSDVDFTIEAPAEVHVQLITGAIDPVQGFMQQQYSLEGNVGKGTRLAPVMNQLTTTLEQ
- a CDS encoding SCP2 sterol-binding domain-containing protein; this encodes MATDHTGPLIFPSQPWFDRYREVINGDEKHAKLADGYGTDFNGDYIFVMTDMPVDEMNEAEMPDFLREELEEFVHETPDDGHVGCAYLGLEDGRCTGARLVESPDAVDHGFVLTATIDDWKDLIDGQVDIISGMMSGRFALDGDMQKTLQYSAAAQRLTELAASVDAQFADEIYTN
- a CDS encoding helix-turn-helix domain-containing protein → MRQFTIRLTPSTPGFHSVDGAIAECRAVTRESFLHLNLLNDGTGVALYRLRGDADALKAVLADSEAVLSFDVFDATREQFHAHVHFEPDDPATALLTLADEHKLIIDTPLEFTGEGSLKLTLAGAQDRIRRAFAGLPESVTVWLERTGEYDPDREALRAALTSRQREVLDVALDLGYYENPRAATHADIAAELDCAAGTVGEHLRKAEGAVLSELRR
- the folP gene encoding dihydropteroate synthase, which translates into the protein MEFHDAANFLFDLRRFTPRAGTEATRDLLDHLGSPDEDVAFVQVAGSNGKGSTVRMVESTLREAGLNVGLYTSPHLEDVRERIRVNGRMISKRGLVRFVEEAKSYLTEAAARGESPTFFETLTALAIWEFARQDVDVAVLEVGIGGKYDATSAVDPIASAVTNVSLEHTQYLGDTVEEIATDKAHVASGVNPLVTAATGSALDAVRAQAGDVVTVGTDGADVTVTYEGRDGLEGRISLAGPDWNVDARLPMVGAHQATNAGVAAVLARQVADVEGRTLARGLRKAFWPGRFEIMSQEPLTVLDGAHNPGACEVVADVLAEFEYENLHLVFGAMSDKDHQGMVDALPTPDSVVTCQPDMDRAEDRAVLASIFEERGVSDVERRSAVESAVELALSKAGPEDCVLMTGSLFVVAEARRRWTRVEIPKRIVDLDAARDTLAGAHVTAPGVWRMREKGVHRVLKTRVQKRQAQYLKEELLSLGGECALSGLNDQDEETFDVVLMGTLAQFKRLADKLDGQPYGLSHFADDIREALSIQTQPESLGYPWEDHPVVMGILNVTPDSFHDGGRYEAVDDALSRAKEMLADGAEIIDVGGESTRPGAEEVSIEDEIARVVPVIEQLADLDCLISIDTRKAAVARAALDAGAHIINDVTGLGDPEMRFVAAEYDAPVVVMHSLDAPVVPEHTVEYDDVVEDVIEELKERVLLAEKAGLDRRKIIVDPGLGFGKSPAENFEILGRAGEFHALGCPVLIGHSHKSMFGLIGQEKGDRLAATVAGTTLAVERGADIVRVHDVKENVAAVRAALAARDPARFD
- a CDS encoding helix-turn-helix domain-containing protein, producing MSIIVEFRVPSTAFSLGNAFAGHPETHVELERIVPLGETPVPYVWVSGVEPDAFEDAVKGASAVDAPILLDHIGDKRLYRISWEVPPDDLLEGLVRASGTLLEASGGEEWFFRVRFPEHNTATTFHSFCEAHEIPVEIVRVVSPTAGDAKEGRYDLTNEQWEALVLAVEEGYFESPRAASLDALSAELGISSQAVSKRLRPAVRKVVQAAVGSFDDDGGEADAS
- a CDS encoding glycosyltransferase family 4 protein — protein: MRVAFVSLSGADRRDTPGNWRVRRVAEGLAAADHEVAVFCAQWWEGETVSVFDRADVTYHALTDTPGPLSFASRLPFALRSFSPDVVHATPDPPSQVAAARFFSLFGRRPLVVEWYGDEDPPTSWGERYTTRAPTTVVTPSRMVSTWVREAGAAEEAVEIIPEGIDVELTAETEPHSDVDIVTCRQMDGNANVESLLLALAELRDRDWHAVVIGDGPARASAKEQAADLRIADRVTFTGELPPAERVAYYKGAHVFAHTAKRTPFATELLWGLACGCVGVVEYHANSAAHELVEGLERGFRATSPPEIASAIEKAGRLDHRTTDDRFFTYSQETMLERYLDCYRDVRGTYGLF
- a CDS encoding S9 family peptidase, which encodes MTYEVERYLNIRSAGSASFGPHGELAFLMDTTGVSQVWSLHEPGHWPEQRTFYDERITFASWSPENPELVFGMDEGGNEREQLFRLDSDGTITNLTATPDAKHWWGGWSHDGERFAFSSNRREGSVFDIYVQDRDDMGDEARLVYEGDGWLTVGGWSPDDSRLLVSKAHSSFDQDVYVLDIESGDLEHVTPHEGDIRYGSIQWGPDGESLYLVTDEDADLLWLGRLDLATHDIEPVVVDDEWNVSGAAIDEETGRIVYARNVEGYTDLTVGDLVAATEIESYPDPDLPRGVQGGISYNDDATQFAITVTGSAENANVYVVDVETGESTRWTNAATAGIPKDTFREPEVVRYESFDGLDIPAFFTLPADARDGETPVLVDIHGGPESQRRPSFSPVKQYFLNRGYAMFEPNVRGSTGYGKSYTRLDDVEKRMDSVADIKAAVEWLHDHPKVDPSRIAVMGGSYGGFMTLAALTEYPDLWAAGIDIVGIANFVTFLKNTGDWRRALREAEYGSLETDREFLERISPINNIDAIEAPLLVLHGKNDPRVPVGEAEQIAAEAETHVPVEKLIFDDEGHGFSKLENRVTAYTTVVSFLEKYV
- a CDS encoding NUDIX hydrolase encodes the protein MAVSDRSREDVAELLSALSGRYGSVAVDQTTTALPPAAYEEARKRFADGKVACAGVWIEDDEGRVLLVNDDDRTNRWAEPGGAIEADESLEAGAARWVEQTTGYRCRIDDVKRVSIVGIGDERNVDRPPVYQLQVLFSGALSGDKLELGERVAGVEWWQDPPATIADALPA
- a CDS encoding NAD(P)-dependent glycerol-1-phosphate dehydrogenase, whose translation is MFTKSSWIRLPRNVLVGHGVLDQTVEAVSELHLRGTPVLVTSPTPRKIAADRIIEQFEDAGFSPEVVVVEQATFAEVKRVIDQAEAVDAGFLVGVGGGKAIDIAKMAADRIDRGFISVPTAASHDGIVSGRGSVPEGDTRHSVAADPPLAVVADTELLADAPWELTTAGCADIISNYTAVKDWQLAHRLKNVEYSEYAGALSQMTAELLVERIDAIKPGLEESSWVVVKALVSSGVAMSIAGSSRPASGAEHLFSHQLDRLAPGAALHGHQVGVGSILIEYLHSGEQGQWQNIRDALDKLGAPTTAKGLGIDAETVIEALTTAHEIRDRYTILGDGVSEDAAIEVATVTGVI